The following coding sequences lie in one Moritella viscosa genomic window:
- the menD gene encoding 2-succinyl-5-enolpyruvyl-6-hydroxy-3-cyclohexene-1-carboxylate synthase, producing the protein MITNQYLLNIQAPLNRLWSSLMLDELSRLGVRHVCVAPGSRSTPLVLAAEGNDNLTLHNHFDERGLGFYALGLAKSLQAPVAVIVTSGTAVANLLPAVVESGLTKEKLVLLTADRPIEQINCGANQAIQQSGLFSSHVCHELLLPSPSLAITPQWLLSSIDQSLAVQQQVGGSVHINCPYPEPLYGGEADFSDYLAGITGWQASQNTYLSINSLGANSIGINGLNTYLSDSHSTHCHSLDLKVSADLYTSIYTNMPVVNKKGLVVIGAIAVAEIQEIKYWAAVLGWPVLVDSQSGGSSEWAHYDVWLQNQACHDKLAEAEILVQFGARLVSKRLGQFIAQHDWQDYWLIADQAGQLDPYHHTCKQFISSVSSWLTLFVEGHLNRQLSEPLVSINGTLETNSRIFADIGASHCDANGYEWAKILTFASCKVRQLVETRYIDNLTEISLATMLDACLTMPPLTNPTSLFIGNSLIVRLLDMFVTLPNVPVFSNRGASGIDGLLATAAGVQAGQEQGMLCLLGDTSLLYDLNSLALFSNPTYPSVIVVLNNDGGAIFDMLPVNEQQKERLYRMPHGLKFEHAAAMFGLDYVQPKTLTDALSAIDHGLNPIGEFAGEIRTLLVEIVTPAGEAAKQLKQLFSEVKNASFI; encoded by the coding sequence ATGATAACAAACCAATATCTTTTAAACATACAGGCCCCATTAAACCGTTTATGGTCAAGCTTAATGTTAGATGAATTGAGTCGTTTAGGCGTTCGTCATGTATGCGTCGCGCCTGGATCTCGCTCAACCCCCCTTGTTTTAGCGGCTGAAGGGAATGACAATCTGACCTTACACAACCACTTTGATGAACGCGGACTGGGTTTTTATGCACTGGGGTTAGCTAAATCATTACAAGCGCCTGTTGCTGTGATTGTTACATCAGGCACTGCGGTGGCGAATTTATTACCAGCAGTGGTCGAAAGTGGTTTAACCAAAGAAAAACTGGTGTTATTAACTGCAGATCGGCCTATCGAACAAATTAATTGTGGTGCGAATCAGGCCATTCAACAATCAGGTTTATTCTCAAGCCATGTTTGTCATGAATTATTATTACCTAGCCCGAGTTTGGCCATTACACCGCAATGGCTGTTGAGTTCCATAGACCAAAGCTTAGCGGTGCAGCAGCAAGTGGGTGGTTCGGTTCATATAAATTGCCCTTACCCTGAACCCTTGTATGGCGGTGAGGCTGATTTTAGTGATTATCTGGCTGGGATTACAGGATGGCAAGCTTCACAGAACACGTATTTGTCGATTAATTCATTAGGAGCCAATTCAATTGGCATCAATGGGCTAAACACTTATTTATCCGATAGTCATTCTACACATTGTCATTCTTTAGACTTGAAGGTGTCTGCTGATTTATATACCTCTATTTATACTAATATGCCCGTTGTAAACAAAAAAGGACTTGTTGTTATTGGCGCTATTGCAGTTGCAGAGATACAAGAGATTAAATATTGGGCGGCTGTTTTGGGTTGGCCTGTATTGGTTGACTCGCAATCAGGTGGCAGCAGTGAATGGGCGCATTATGATGTTTGGTTACAAAACCAAGCATGCCACGATAAGTTAGCGGAAGCTGAGATCTTGGTGCAATTTGGTGCGCGATTGGTCTCAAAGCGTTTAGGCCAGTTTATTGCGCAGCATGACTGGCAAGACTATTGGTTAATTGCAGATCAAGCGGGGCAGTTAGACCCTTATCATCATACTTGTAAGCAATTTATTAGTTCAGTTTCCTCTTGGTTAACATTATTTGTTGAAGGTCATTTGAATCGTCAGTTAAGCGAGCCATTGGTATCAATTAATGGAACGTTAGAAACAAATAGCCGTATATTCGCAGATATTGGTGCATCTCATTGTGATGCTAACGGTTATGAATGGGCTAAGATATTAACGTTTGCTAGCTGTAAAGTACGTCAGTTGGTAGAGACGCGTTACATTGATAATCTAACGGAAATTAGTTTGGCTACCATGTTAGATGCTTGCTTGACTATGCCGCCCTTAACCAATCCGACGAGTTTATTTATTGGAAATAGTTTGATTGTTCGTTTACTTGATATGTTTGTGACATTACCGAATGTGCCTGTATTTAGTAATCGTGGTGCTTCGGGTATTGATGGCTTGTTGGCGACGGCTGCTGGAGTGCAAGCAGGGCAAGAGCAAGGCATGCTTTGTTTATTGGGTGATACCTCTTTGTTATATGACTTAAATTCACTGGCGTTATTTTCGAATCCAACATATCCGAGTGTGATCGTGGTACTGAATAATGACGGTGGCGCAATTTTCGATATGTTACCTGTTAATGAGCAACAAAAAGAGCGGCTTTACCGTATGCCACATGGACTTAAATTTGAACATGCGGCTGCGATGTTTGGGCTGGATTACGTTCAACCTAAAACACTAACGGATGCACTGTCTGCTATTGATCATGGATTAAATCCAATAGGTGAATTTGCTGGGGAGATACGAACGCTGTTGGTGGAAATAGTAACGCCAGCCGGGGAAGCCGCCAAGCAACTCAAACAGCTGTTTAGCGAGGTGAAAAATGCAAGTTTTATCTAA
- the menF gene encoding menaquinone-specific isochorismate synthase → MLILATAIKALQQLIIHAQPEQTRLSVELQPLHATDLIEWFDAQILFPQFYWQSRDCDEEVVALGQCCHFHDLDTAKNQLNEQQRIWGGCAFSHQDYYFLPQIELTRKNSRWQLSVNLPAHSVNVHDGDGDGIKSTQQAYDKAALLESLAHLITPAPTPLPLSYKIEARSHYPEFNQWSHLVTKALNAIEQQDFDKVVLARKTKLTLNRPLSAAQFLQQSRLVNQQCYHFIFALQANDYFVGSTPELLFSRKQRQLDTEALAGTAARSDDAAEDRGLAHWLLHDSKNRYENSLVVGDLMARLDPRCDSLQVSVQPELVKLRKVQHLKHHISGTLTTDVDDAELLANLQPTAAVAGLPRQPALNFIVNNEPFLRGWYSGALGYVGLQQSEFCVAIRSARILGHEVQLFSGAGIVPGSNPVSEWQELERKTATLLTLLEPDSTVNCNMDCDDIRLNAFVPELQRA, encoded by the coding sequence TTGTTAATACTAGCAACTGCGATTAAAGCATTACAGCAACTGATTATTCATGCTCAGCCAGAGCAAACTCGTCTTTCGGTCGAATTACAGCCCTTGCATGCCACCGACCTGATTGAGTGGTTTGATGCTCAGATTTTATTCCCTCAATTCTATTGGCAATCTAGAGACTGCGATGAAGAAGTCGTCGCCCTAGGTCAGTGTTGCCATTTTCATGATCTTGATACAGCTAAAAACCAGCTTAATGAACAGCAGCGTATTTGGGGTGGTTGTGCATTCTCACATCAAGATTATTACTTTTTACCGCAAATTGAATTAACGCGTAAAAATAGTCGTTGGCAATTATCGGTGAATTTACCTGCTCATTCAGTGAACGTTCACGATGGTGATGGTGATGGAATAAAGAGTACACAGCAAGCATATGACAAAGCAGCATTGCTTGAAAGTCTTGCGCATTTAATTACACCTGCACCGACACCACTTCCATTGTCTTATAAGATTGAAGCGCGTAGTCATTATCCTGAATTTAATCAGTGGTCTCATCTTGTCACCAAAGCGTTGAATGCTATCGAACAACAAGATTTTGATAAAGTAGTGTTAGCGAGGAAAACAAAACTAACACTAAATCGTCCACTTTCTGCCGCTCAGTTTTTACAGCAAAGTCGTCTGGTTAATCAGCAGTGTTACCACTTTATATTTGCGCTTCAGGCTAACGATTATTTTGTTGGTTCAACGCCAGAGCTATTATTTTCACGAAAACAACGTCAATTAGATACTGAGGCGCTGGCGGGTACTGCGGCACGCAGTGATGATGCGGCGGAAGACCGTGGTTTAGCTCATTGGCTATTGCATGACAGCAAAAATCGTTATGAAAACAGTTTAGTTGTGGGGGATTTAATGGCGCGTCTAGACCCTCGTTGTGATTCATTACAGGTATCGGTGCAACCGGAATTAGTGAAACTGCGTAAAGTGCAACATTTAAAACATCACATCTCAGGGACCCTTACTACAGATGTTGATGATGCAGAATTATTAGCGAATTTACAACCAACCGCTGCGGTAGCTGGATTACCACGCCAACCGGCATTAAATTTTATTGTGAACAATGAGCCATTTTTACGGGGGTGGTATAGCGGTGCGCTTGGTTATGTTGGTCTGCAGCAAAGTGAGTTTTGTGTTGCGATCCGCAGCGCGCGAATTTTAGGGCATGAAGTACAGCTTTTTTCGGGTGCGGGTATTGTACCTGGTTCTAACCCGGTAAGTGAATGGCAAGAGCTAGAACGTAAAACCGCGACCTTGTTAACCTTACTTGAACCTGATTCGACAGTGAACTGTAATATGGACTGCGATGATATTCGCTTAAATGCATTTGTACCTGAGTTACAACGCGCATGA
- a CDS encoding membrane protein — translation MIVVLYLILGAAAGLIAGLFGVGGGLIIVPALVFSFTLQELSPIVLTQLAIGTSLATIIFTSLSSIKTHHSKGAIDWSLVKRLTIGIVIGAVAGSIFSDYLPGDTLQMIIGIYALTVAVQMGFNLKPKAEHELPKGAGLSVAGGVIGAISALFGIGGGSLTVPYLSWCRVEMRNAVATSSACGLPIAVAGMCTYIITGWNNPDLPEYSLGYIYLPAFFGIIITSTVSAKQGAKLAHSLPSHILKRYFALLLLGVASKFIFF, via the coding sequence ATGATTGTGGTTTTATATTTAATTTTAGGCGCTGCGGCTGGTTTGATCGCTGGCTTGTTTGGTGTTGGTGGCGGTTTAATTATCGTACCAGCACTGGTTTTCTCTTTCACCTTGCAAGAACTCTCACCAATAGTCTTAACCCAGTTAGCGATTGGTACTTCTCTGGCGACGATTATCTTTACTTCGCTTAGTTCGATTAAAACCCACCACAGTAAAGGGGCAATTGATTGGTCTTTGGTTAAACGCCTGACTATCGGTATTGTTATTGGCGCGGTTGCTGGTAGTATTTTTTCTGACTATTTACCAGGTGATACATTACAAATGATTATCGGTATTTATGCATTAACTGTTGCGGTTCAAATGGGCTTTAATTTAAAACCAAAAGCAGAGCATGAGCTACCAAAAGGTGCCGGCTTGAGTGTAGCTGGTGGTGTCATTGGTGCTATTTCAGCTTTATTTGGCATTGGTGGTGGTTCACTTACTGTGCCTTATTTGTCTTGGTGTCGTGTCGAGATGCGTAATGCTGTTGCTACGTCTTCTGCTTGTGGCTTACCGATTGCGGTGGCTGGTATGTGTACTTATATTATTACGGGCTGGAATAATCCTGATTTGCCGGAGTACAGCTTAGGTTATATTTATTTACCTGCTTTCTTTGGCATCATTATTACCAGTACAGTATCTGCTAAACAAGGTGCAAAACTTGCCCACTCACTACCAAGTCATATCCTAAAACGGTATTTTGCTTTGTTATTACTCGGTGTTGCTTCGAAGTTTATTTTTTTCTAA
- a CDS encoding arginine/ornithine antiporter, which yields MENKLGLGMLVALVFSTMVGAGIFSLPQNVAVSAAPGAITLGWLITGCGMLALVTVLRNLVVRFPNLNGGIFSYAQAGFGNYIGFMSAWGYWICNLLANVSYAVVFFSAIGYFVDTPENPVMGQGNTPIAVLGGSLLIWSMHALVLRGVTRAALINVFATVAKIIPILTFVCLAVMAFSFDKFTLDFWGEKTPELGSVLDQVKATMMVTLWVFIGIEGAVILSNRAKDKRDVAKATGIALFSALVLYIAVSLFTLGVMTQPEVAQLQNPSMAHILEVIVGPWGAMLINAGLIISVSGALLSWTVVSAEVPFIAAKEGLFPKAFTKENSKGAATTSLWFSSCLVQLFLILTLLQESSYLALVNIATSAVLLPYFLVGAYGVKVALSGEGYSEIEGRKKDLVIALISSFYGAWLVYAAGAEYMLLCALLYLPGVLIYKKALAEKQQAFNKQDYAYSFVLLAGAAGAVYLLSTGVLSLS from the coding sequence ATGGAAAATAAACTCGGACTAGGCATGTTAGTCGCATTGGTATTCAGTACCATGGTCGGTGCCGGCATCTTTAGTCTACCGCAAAACGTAGCCGTATCGGCTGCACCTGGCGCAATTACACTCGGTTGGTTGATTACGGGTTGCGGTATGCTTGCGTTGGTGACGGTATTACGTAATTTAGTTGTTCGCTTCCCTAATTTAAACGGTGGTATTTTCTCGTACGCGCAAGCGGGTTTTGGTAACTACATCGGCTTCATGTCGGCTTGGGGTTATTGGATCTGCAATTTATTAGCGAACGTATCGTATGCTGTGGTGTTTTTTAGTGCGATAGGCTACTTTGTTGATACCCCTGAAAATCCAGTGATGGGTCAGGGCAATACGCCAATTGCAGTATTGGGCGGTTCGTTATTAATTTGGTCAATGCATGCGCTTGTATTACGTGGTGTTACGCGTGCCGCTTTAATTAATGTATTTGCGACGGTTGCGAAAATAATTCCTATTTTAACTTTCGTTTGTTTGGCTGTGATGGCGTTCAGTTTTGATAAGTTCACCCTTGATTTTTGGGGTGAGAAAACACCTGAGCTAGGCTCGGTATTAGATCAAGTTAAAGCTACCATGATGGTTACACTGTGGGTGTTCATTGGTATCGAAGGTGCGGTTATTCTATCTAACCGTGCTAAGGATAAACGCGACGTAGCGAAAGCAACTGGTATTGCGCTGTTCTCGGCATTAGTACTCTATATTGCTGTTAGCTTGTTTACTTTAGGTGTAATGACTCAACCAGAAGTTGCACAACTGCAAAACCCATCAATGGCGCATATCTTAGAAGTGATCGTTGGTCCTTGGGGCGCAATGCTGATTAATGCTGGTTTGATTATCTCGGTATCGGGTGCGTTATTGAGTTGGACCGTGGTCAGTGCCGAAGTACCTTTCATTGCGGCGAAAGAAGGGCTATTTCCGAAAGCATTTACCAAAGAAAACAGTAAAGGCGCCGCGACAACGTCACTGTGGTTCTCATCTTGTCTAGTTCAGTTATTTTTAATCTTAACCTTATTACAAGAAAGCTCGTATTTAGCTTTGGTAAACATTGCGACTTCGGCTGTATTGTTACCATATTTTTTAGTGGGTGCTTATGGCGTGAAAGTAGCGTTAAGCGGTGAAGGTTATAGTGAAATAGAAGGTCGTAAGAAAGATCTTGTTATTGCATTAATATCATCATTTTATGGTGCTTGGCTCGTATATGCAGCTGGTGCTGAGTATATGTTGTTATGTGCATTATTGTATTTGCCAGGTGTATTGATTTATAAGAAAGCACTTGCTGAAAAACAGCAGGCATTTAACAAGCAAGATTATGCTTATTCATTCGTGCTATTAGCAGGTGCTGCAGGTGCGGTTTATCTGTTATCAACAGGTGTGTTGTCACTTTCTTAG
- a CDS encoding membrane protein (No significant database matches) gives MQDHRSVRKQIIIMSYVWLALIVMSVVAFSLSKLGIHKSYLIVAVMLLTIMKAKLITGIFMELNIAPKSWQRGFNSYIIIIPIVTALAYGLA, from the coding sequence ATGCAAGATCATAGAAGTGTGAGAAAGCAAATAATTATAATGAGTTATGTTTGGTTGGCTTTGATTGTGATGAGTGTTGTGGCATTTAGTTTGTCTAAGTTAGGCATACACAAATCTTATTTAATTGTCGCTGTTATGCTATTAACGATAATGAAAGCAAAACTGATCACTGGTATTTTTATGGAACTAAATATAGCCCCCAAATCATGGCAACGTGGATTCAATAGCTATATTATAATCATACCAATTGTGACAGCGCTAGCGTATGGGCTCGCTTAA
- a CDS encoding cytochrome c oxidase subunit III — protein MNLLIVKTLLNTHIAPPRRLSGDLAVWIFILAEVTVFAIFFFSYSSMYFLKTDLFVEGQQALHPAAGLINTVALISSSYFVAIAVIFVKQKQNKRARLAILVALLLSMIYVITKLWEYDILLSEGYRLSTNTFFMFYFFITGFHFMHVLLGMFILLLVYRNLAHPEFLENSLNTVESAASYWHMVDLVWVILFPLLYVI, from the coding sequence TTGAATTTACTTATAGTGAAGACTCTATTGAATACACATATTGCTCCCCCTAGACGTTTATCTGGTGATCTCGCTGTTTGGATCTTTATCTTGGCTGAGGTAACCGTATTCGCTATATTCTTTTTTTCTTATTCTAGTATGTATTTTTTAAAAACTGATTTATTTGTAGAGGGTCAGCAGGCCTTACATCCTGCTGCTGGTTTGATTAATACGGTAGCCTTAATATCAAGTAGTTATTTTGTCGCAATAGCGGTGATATTTGTAAAGCAAAAGCAGAATAAACGTGCTCGATTAGCAATATTAGTTGCTCTTTTACTTAGCATGATTTACGTAATTACTAAGTTGTGGGAGTACGATATCCTTCTTTCTGAAGGCTACCGATTATCAACGAATACCTTTTTTATGTTTTATTTTTTTATCACTGGTTTTCACTTTATGCATGTTCTATTAGGCATGTTTATATTATTACTCGTGTATCGTAATTTAGCGCATCCAGAATTTTTAGAGAATAGTTTAAATACCGTAGAGTCTGCTGCCAGTTATTGGCATATGGTTGATTTGGTTTGGGTTATATTATTTCCATTGCTGTACGTCATATAG
- a CDS encoding membrane protein: MFELKKIIGTWLMPLPLLLTAFILAALLYKLTRHKRSAQVLFCSSFITLLLLSLDPVTSRLAATLESQYPSFQQQHVDYIHVVGNGHTTVDSLPITSQLTPAALARTTEGVRIYKLNPTAKLIFSGYGGGDINSNAKMNARLAIALGVPKSAIILLESPRDTIEEAIDNKRITQGKRLVLVTSATHMPRAMKIFQQQGLSPIPAPTAHVSKPVNGMQPLHYYFPRARYLAVSEIVFHEWLGLAWLSLKNNQ; the protein is encoded by the coding sequence ATGTTCGAACTTAAAAAAATCATCGGTACCTGGTTAATGCCGCTGCCATTACTGCTCACTGCTTTTATCCTTGCGGCACTATTATATAAACTCACCCGTCATAAACGCAGTGCCCAAGTGCTGTTTTGTAGTAGTTTTATTACATTATTGCTATTAAGCCTTGATCCTGTCACTAGCCGTTTAGCTGCTACATTAGAGTCTCAGTACCCGAGTTTCCAACAACAACACGTTGATTATATCCATGTAGTGGGTAACGGGCACACAACGGTCGACAGCTTACCGATCACCAGTCAGTTAACCCCTGCCGCCCTTGCTCGGACCACAGAAGGCGTACGTATTTATAAACTAAACCCAACGGCCAAGTTAATTTTCAGTGGCTATGGAGGTGGCGATATTAACAGTAATGCAAAAATGAACGCGCGTTTAGCTATTGCATTGGGCGTACCAAAATCAGCCATTATATTATTAGAATCCCCTCGCGACACAATAGAGGAAGCGATTGATAACAAAAGAATTACTCAAGGTAAACGCCTCGTACTGGTCACCTCCGCAACGCACATGCCACGAGCCATGAAAATATTCCAACAACAAGGTTTATCCCCTATCCCTGCACCAACTGCGCATGTCAGTAAACCAGTGAATGGTATGCAACCATTACACTATTACTTCCCTCGTGCTCGATATCTCGCGGTAAGTGAAATAGTGTTCCATGAATGGTTAGGGCTAGCTTGGTTGTCGCTAAAAAATAACCAATAA
- the tpiA gene encoding triosephosphate isomerase: MRQALVMGNWKLNATKASVEALINGLVDAAKDNATVEVAVCPPAVFIPQVEALTADTAINYGAQDCDVNTAGAFTGENSAVMLKEFGCKYTLVGHSERRVIHGESSEVVADKFAVAQENGLVPVLCIGETLEQFEAGETKAVVEAQLQAVVTKSGITSLNNAVIAYEPVWAIGTGKTATPEIAQDIHAHIRSWLAEQDAAVANKVQILYGGSVKGANAAELFGQADIDGGLVGGASLDAVEFSKVIAGASA, encoded by the coding sequence ATGAGACAAGCACTAGTAATGGGTAACTGGAAACTAAACGCAACTAAAGCATCTGTAGAAGCTTTAATTAACGGTTTAGTTGATGCGGCAAAAGACAATGCAACTGTTGAAGTTGCTGTATGCCCTCCTGCTGTTTTTATCCCACAAGTTGAAGCATTAACAGCTGACACTGCAATTAACTACGGCGCACAAGATTGTGACGTTAATACAGCTGGCGCATTCACTGGTGAAAACTCAGCGGTTATGTTAAAAGAATTCGGTTGTAAATATACGCTTGTTGGTCACAGTGAACGTCGTGTTATACACGGTGAGTCAAGCGAAGTTGTTGCTGACAAATTTGCTGTTGCACAAGAAAATGGCCTAGTACCTGTACTTTGTATCGGTGAAACACTAGAGCAATTCGAAGCTGGCGAAACTAAAGCAGTTGTTGAAGCGCAACTTCAAGCGGTTGTGACTAAATCTGGTATCACATCTCTAAACAATGCAGTTATCGCATACGAACCTGTTTGGGCAATCGGTACTGGTAAAACAGCAACACCTGAAATTGCACAAGACATCCACGCTCACATCCGTTCATGGTTAGCAGAGCAAGATGCAGCAGTAGCAAACAAAGTTCAGATCCTTTACGGTGGTTCAGTTAAAGGCGCTAACGCGGCTGAATTATTCGGTCAAGCAGACATTGATGGCGGCCTAGTAGGCGGCGCTTCACTAGACGCTGTAGAATTCTCTAAAGTTATTGCTGGTGCTTCCGCATAG
- the pfkA gene encoding 6-phosphofructokinase: protein MIKRIGVLTSGGDAPGMNAAIRAVVREGLHLGLEVYGIYDGYAGLHQDRIEKLDRKSVSDVINRGGTFLGSARFPEFKEESVRKEAIKNLKKHDIDALVVIGGDGSYMGAKKLTEMGFPCIGIPGTIDNDIPGTTYTIGFDTALNTVVDAIDRLRDTSTSHQRISIVEIMGRYCGDLTMGAAVAGGAEFVVIPEKGYDEADLLSQIKAGIEKGKKHAIIAMCEHVTNVDALAKHIEAETGRETRATILGHLQRGGTPTARDRIMASRMGSYAVKLLIDGEGGRCVGLMNSKMVHHDIIDCINNMKRPFNQELFDLSDSLF from the coding sequence ATGATTAAAAGAATAGGTGTTTTAACAAGTGGTGGTGATGCACCAGGCATGAACGCAGCAATCCGAGCAGTTGTACGTGAAGGCTTACATCTTGGCTTAGAAGTTTACGGTATTTACGATGGTTATGCAGGTTTACATCAAGATCGCATTGAGAAACTTGATCGTAAATCAGTTTCAGATGTAATTAACCGTGGTGGTACTTTCTTAGGTTCTGCACGCTTTCCTGAATTTAAAGAAGAAAGCGTACGTAAAGAAGCAATTAAAAATCTTAAAAAACACGATATCGATGCACTTGTCGTTATTGGTGGTGACGGTTCTTACATGGGGGCGAAGAAGCTAACTGAAATGGGCTTCCCATGTATCGGTATTCCAGGAACAATTGATAACGATATTCCTGGCACAACTTACACTATCGGTTTTGATACTGCACTTAACACTGTCGTTGACGCAATTGACCGTTTACGTGATACGTCAACATCACACCAACGTATCTCTATTGTTGAAATTATGGGGCGCTACTGTGGTGATTTAACCATGGGAGCAGCAGTTGCAGGTGGTGCAGAATTCGTTGTAATCCCAGAAAAAGGCTATGATGAAGCAGATCTACTGTCTCAGATTAAAGCGGGTATCGAAAAAGGTAAAAAACACGCTATCATTGCGATGTGTGAGCACGTAACGAATGTAGATGCACTGGCTAAACATATTGAAGCTGAAACAGGCCGTGAAACACGTGCTACGATCCTAGGCCATTTACAGCGCGGCGGTACACCAACAGCCCGTGACCGTATTATGGCAAGTCGTATGGGTTCATATGCAGTTAAACTATTAATAGATGGTGAAGGCGGTCGTTGTGTCGGTTTAATGAATTCAAAAATGGTTCATCATGACATTATTGATTGTATCAACAATATGAAACGTCCATTCAATCAAGAGCTATTTGATCTATCTGATTCGTTATTCTAA
- a CDS encoding putative exported protein: MTFKILTITLLALISLSMRASENVGGFYKSRISGVIVAPLSAKVNDTGIVNGKMYTLVDEAMLRKMIVDGDDVTHVVTTNIKNMSNLFRDNKTFNQNIGYWDTSNVTDMSRMFYGAEAFNQNISYWDTSKVTDMDSMFDNALVFNQDIGHWDTSSVTYMTHMFRDAPAFNQDIGSWDTSKVADMSWMFTSAYIFNQDISRWDTSKVTDMSWMFTNACAFNQDISRWDTSSVSKMDLMFYGAKVFNQDISYWDTSSVTDMSYMFRYARAFNQDINRWDISNVTNMSFMFYYATAFEKIYVDSWDLSGVNTTDMFGR; encoded by the coding sequence ATGACGTTTAAAATACTAACTATTACTCTTTTAGCTTTAATTTCACTTAGTATGCGTGCGAGCGAAAATGTAGGTGGGTTTTACAAATCCAGAATAAGTGGAGTCATTGTTGCGCCATTATCAGCGAAGGTTAATGATACTGGCATTGTTAATGGGAAAATGTATACCCTTGTAGATGAAGCTATGTTGCGCAAGATGATTGTCGATGGTGATGATGTGACTCATGTTGTTACAACAAATATAAAAAATATGAGTAACCTGTTTAGAGATAACAAAACATTTAACCAAAATATCGGCTATTGGGATACATCTAATGTGACTGATATGTCACGTATGTTCTACGGTGCAGAGGCATTTAACCAAAATATTAGCTATTGGGATACGTCAAAGGTGACGGATATGGATAGTATGTTCGACAATGCTCTGGTATTTAATCAAGATATTGGTCATTGGGACACATCTAGCGTGACTTATATGACTCATATGTTCAGAGACGCACCTGCATTTAACCAAGACATTGGCAGTTGGGATACATCTAAAGTGGCTGATATGTCATGGATGTTCACAAGCGCTTATATATTTAACCAAGATATTAGTCGTTGGGATACATCTAAAGTGACTGATATGTCATGGATGTTCACAAACGCTTGTGCATTTAACCAAGATATTAGCCGTTGGGATACATCAAGCGTGAGTAAGATGGATTTGATGTTCTATGGAGCTAAGGTATTTAACCAAGATATTAGCTATTGGGATACATCTAGCGTGACTGATATGAGTTATATGTTCCGCTATGCCCGGGCATTTAATCAAGATATTAACCGCTGGGATATATCGAACGTAACAAATATGAGTTTCATGTTTTATTATGCTACAGCATTCGAGAAAATCTATGTGGATTCATGGGATTTATCAGGTGTAAATACGACTGATATGTTCGGTAGATAA
- a CDS encoding putative uncharacterized protein (No significant database matches), protein MYKNIKDYIEKNQKKDKFIANLAPDVLLDLLHLPKLIVHEDVLNDMKKYLEEDIPTLDILVEKEIDEDGDIEFHDDLFLLDLPYNKDETAVGYILDDDVFLRTEICEKVLSKYKDLEIISEYE, encoded by the coding sequence GTGTATAAAAATATAAAAGATTATATTGAAAAAAATCAAAAGAAAGATAAATTTATTGCTAATTTAGCCCCTGATGTATTATTAGATTTATTACATCTTCCAAAATTAATTGTGCATGAAGATGTATTAAATGACATGAAAAAATATCTTGAAGAAGATATTCCAACGTTGGACATCTTAGTTGAGAAAGAAATTGATGAAGATGGTGATATTGAATTTCATGATGATCTTTTTTTGTTAGACTTACCTTATAATAAAGATGAAACCGCGGTCGGTTATATACTTGATGATGATGTGTTTTTACGGACTGAAATATGTGAAAAAGTATTAAGTAAATACAAAGATCTAGAGATCATTTCTGAATATGAATAA